A part of Capsicum annuum cultivar UCD-10X-F1 chromosome 6, UCD10Xv1.1, whole genome shotgun sequence genomic DNA contains:
- the LOC107874485 gene encoding uncharacterized protein LOC107874485: protein METNCLCSVQKYHQCLIHGDFIHVPPIELNVMSSPWLFVAWGIDIIDPIKLAVSNRHRFGVLESFIIDNVANFTSGLMREIDENFKITHHNSTPFHPLINGEFEASNKNIKWILRNMIDNYKHWHENLPFSLLGYPATIRTSTGTTPYLLVYGTEVVYL from the exons ATGGAAACAAATTGCCTTTGCTCTGtgcaaaaatatcatcaatgtctGATTCATGGTGATTTCATTCATGTTCCACCAATTGAACTCAATGTGATGAGTTCTCCTTGGCTGTTTGTAGCTTGGGGTATAGATATCATTGATCCTATTAAGCTAGCTGTATCGAATAGACACAG ATTTGGAGTTCTAGAGTCATTTATAATAGATAATGTAGCTAATTTCACTAGTGGCTTGATGCGTGAGATAGATGAGAATTTTAAGATTACTCATCATAATTCCACCCCTTTCCATCCTCTGATAAATGGTGAATTTGAGGCCTCTAACAAGAACATCAAATGGATATTACGGAATATGATTGATAACTATAAGCATTGGCATGAGAATTTACCATTTTCCCTTCTCGGCTATCCTGCCACTATCAGGACTTCTACTGGAACAACACCTTATCTTTTGGTTTATGGAACAGAAGTAGTTTACCTGTAG